Below is a genomic region from Ferribacterium limneticum.
ACTCCCCCACTAGCCATCTGCCGGGAGATCTCGTCACTGAGTACATGTAACGAGAGATCGATCTTGCTGATAAAACCGGCAAGACTTTCTTCCAGAATTCTTGAGTAACTTTCGGTCAAGGTAACCGCCTGGGCTACCTTCTCGGCGCGGTTTTGCTGGATTACCAGAACGGTCATGCCGATCACGAACAAATTAATCAAGCAGACGCCAAGCCACAGCAACCGAATATAGCCATGGCGCCTCTTGGTGGACGCGATCAAGCCTGGATAACCTGTCATACCCGTTCCTGAGCTGTTGCGTTTCGGGGTGCTCGTTCCAGGAAACCGGCAAGATCCGCTTCCCTTGAGCATCTACCAACTGCGAGGAGAATAGCATTCCCCTTATTGAGCGCCTACGGAGATTGCTGTGAAATGGCATCTGAAAATGAAAAAAGCGGGCCGCAGCCCGCTTTTTATCTTTCAGTCTGCCGCTTACTTGTCTTTCGACTCCAGCGCGGCCTGATTTATTTCCACCTTGTAGCGGCTGCGCAGGGCGGCCAGATAGAGCTGGACTTCCTCCTGGGCGGCCAGATTGCCCAGTTGCTTGAGCATCCCCTGCTTGCTGGCATCGTCGAGTTTTTCGCCTGCCTGGACCTTGGTCAGCTTGAACAATGCGTAACCTGTGCCTGGCAGTTCGACGCCGGAGTAAGACGGCAGCTTGCCGGTTTCCATGCGGAACACGGACTGTGCCACAGGCGGCGGCAGTTGGCGGGCTTCCATGCGCGATACGCTCTTGGCGGCGCCCCAGGTCAGTTTGTCCTCGCCCTTCTTCAAGGCTTCCAGACGTGCTTCGCCATCCTTGCTGGCCAGAACCTGGGCTTCCTTGTTCTTGAGCAGGGTTTCGATGTTGGCCTTGACGCTGTCGAAGGGCTGCAAGGCCTTCGGCTTGTAATCGACCAGACGCGCCGCAACCAGGGTATTGGCGGCGATTTCAACGGCTTCGGTATTGCGGCGATTCTTGACGGAATCTTCCGAGAACAGCGCCGTCATGAGCTTTTCGTTGCCGAGCGCGCCGTTGGCCGGATTGGCCTGACGGGCCAGCCAGTCGGATGATTTGACGGTCAGCTTGAATTTCTCGGCAACCGGCTTGAGGCTGTCCGACTGTTCATAGACCATGTTGCTGAAGGCTTCAGCGGCTTCGGCAAACTTGCGGGTACCGGCAGCCTTCTTGAGTTCAGCTTCGATTTCGCCACGAACATCAGCCAGCGGCTTTTCCTTGGCGGCATGGATGCCGGTCAGCTTGATGATGTGGAAGCCGAAATCGGACTCGACGACGCCGGAAATCTCGCCTTCCTTGAGGCCCGTGGTCGTGTCTTCGAAGGCCTTGACCATGGCACCGCGCCCGAAGTAACCGAGGTCGCCACCCTTGGAGGCCGAACCCGGGTCATCGGAATTCTTCCTGGCCAGGTCGGCAAAGGCGGCTGGATTCTTGCGGACTTCAGCGAGTAGCTCTTCCGCCTTGGCTTTGGCCTTGTCCTTGCCGAGTTTTTCCGAGGCGATCAGGATGTGGCTGGCGCGACGCTCTTCCGGTTGCAGGAAACGATCCTTGTGACCGTCGTACCAGGCCTTTATCTCGGCATCGGTGACAGCCAGCTGGGCAGCGATGGCATCCATCGACAGCACGACGTATTCGGCCTTGGCCTGCTCGGGCACTTCAAACTGCTTGGCATTCTCGTCGTAGAACTTTTTTGC
It encodes:
- a CDS encoding SurA N-terminal domain-containing protein, which translates into the protein MFDAVRNNKRIVQVFLALITLPFAFFGVDSYMRSDGSGGDVATIGDVKITQQQFQQTLREQQERLRTQMGAQFDPKMLENPEARKAILDDLINQRLLVIEASKKNMVAGDNAIRQAIGAIEAFKVDGKFSVERYEAALRAQGMSPAGFEAQLRQDLTVQQLAGAIGQSGVVSRSVADRLLALQTEKREVMEFRLNLDSYLGKVKLADDAAKKFYDENAKQFEVPEQAKAEYVVLSMDAIAAQLAVTDAEIKAWYDGHKDRFLQPEERRASHILIASEKLGKDKAKAKAEELLAEVRKNPAAFADLARKNSDDPGSASKGGDLGYFGRGAMVKAFEDTTTGLKEGEISGVVESDFGFHIIKLTGIHAAKEKPLADVRGEIEAELKKAAGTRKFAEAAEAFSNMVYEQSDSLKPVAEKFKLTVKSSDWLARQANPANGALGNEKLMTALFSEDSVKNRRNTEAVEIAANTLVAARLVDYKPKALQPFDSVKANIETLLKNKEAQVLASKDGEARLEALKKGEDKLTWGAAKSVSRMEARQLPPPVAQSVFRMETGKLPSYSGVELPGTGYALFKLTKVQAGEKLDDASKQGMLKQLGNLAAQEEVQLYLAALRSRYKVEINQAALESKDK